The nucleotide window CGGACGAACACAGTTGAATCGGAGTCCTCGTGACTAATCGGACACCTCACCGTCGTAGCAAGCGAGATGAGGAGGAGCCGCAGGGCGGTTCTCCTTGTCCCCGGACATGAGTTGCATTAGCAAATCCGCAAACGCCAGCACTATCACCTTGTGGTGCTTCTTCTCGTTCAGCCTCACGTAGCAATGTAACAGTTCCTGAAGGCAATGCCAGTCGCGGAGCTCGTGCGCCACCACCATCTCCTCCATCGACGCCCGGAAGTCGTAGTAGGGGTCCCGCGAAGCCATCGTCACCGTCATGCTTCCGTCGCAGAAGGAATCCTTCCGTCTCCTCGCCTCCGCAACTTCTCGAACAACACCCGCCTCCGGCTTGGCCTCCTCCATTATGGACTTGGTGGTTCGCGGGGAGAAGAAGAATCTCTTGGAGCTTATCGGCCCCAGCGGAAAGTTATCCGAGTCGTCGTTCACTCTGATGGTTCGCGggggggaggaagaggaggaggaagaggacatgGTAGCGGCTTCGCTGCAGACGTTTTCCTCGTCGAGGTGCAGGAGATGTATATCGATGGGTGGCTGATCGCAGCTGGTCTCGTTGGGCTTGGAGTGACCAGAGGAGGAGGGTGAGGTGGTAGCAGAGTCGCAGTACAGGTGACAGAAGCTGGAGTAGAGGTCTGCTTCCCGGAAGGACTGGGTTTTAGGCTCTTGGATGCATGTTGGACTAGGCTTCATGTTGGTGATGGCTCCATGGAGAGACTTAAAGGAAGACTTGAGCTTTTCCATATACCCTTCTCTTCCCTGTGAGGATGCAGAGAGAGGAAGACCGGCAGAAtgggagagagagaaaaaaggtgGAGGGGAAGGTGGGTGAAAATAGACAACTATATAGTTgctgaatttgtcattttgtcacATAGGTTGCTACATTTTTCTGCCTTCAAGCAAgcattatatgtatatacatacatacatacatatataaatatatatacaatttcttttattttttttgtaaatgaTAAAGTTTATCTAGTcacttcaaataaaaaatattaatgtttGATGTAACTTTATTTTATACTGTAATCAATTAAGTCATTTGTGATGGAACAATTTAAAGATgaatttttcattttcattagtTCTCCGATTAAACTATTGTAAGTGAAAAAGTGCTGAAGGTCTAAAACTCTTTTTAGTTTTCTtgtatgatttcttgaattttaatgagAGATATTCTACAAGAGGATTTCATAGAGTGATTAATATGAGTCCACGCCAAGCGAGAATGCAGCCCATAAAATACACAATTAATATGTTATGTTAAGTCCACATTTTATGTTTTTGAATTTATTTGtatgataaaaattaaataaatctttttatgattgttatatttttctttcataaaataACGAGTTCTCTAGTGCTAATATATTGTACCaagtcaaaattttcatatttttaaaacGATACTAGAAAAATCGAGCAAATCTTCCACTTTATATCAAACAAACCTATCTTTTTATGCAAACTTTATAACCATCATGTATTTTAATGAAATATCATTCGTACGACTTCTCTATTGCTAATATATAATGCTacgtaaatattttatatttttaaaatggtGAGTGAAAAATCGAATGAACCTATTATTTTGTACAAACTTTatgactataattttttttaatgaaacaactttactagtactaatatattatgttatatcgacatTTTATGAACGAATCTTTCATTTTATGTAAACTTTACGACTATAGTGTTTTTTCATGAATCAACGGTTATACGATTTCTTTAATGCTAATATGTGGCGCTACGATGATATGTTATAATTTTGAAATGgtataaaaaaattgattgaaCCTTTTACTTACTTAAAATTTATGACAATCACATATTTAGATGAAACAACATCCGTACCACTtctctaatattaatatgttagactatgtcaatattttatattttcaagACGGTGCATGAAAAACTATGGGTGAACTATCATGTTTTATCACGAAACAACGTATGATTCAACACCAAATTTTTAcctaacatatttaattatatgatatttgaGATCCACCTATCATACTTTTCTCTGCTATGGATTCTTTAGTTTAGCTGCATGAAAGTCAAGTGTTATAGTTAAAGAATAATTTGCATGGTTCCCAATAGTTATTTGTTGATTTGTATAAGGTCTTGAGTCCATAAAATGAGAtggtatataatttttatttattataatcttgactaatttgatttcaactctatataatttaaaatgtttcaatgcaacatgataaccaTGTTATAAGAACTTACTAATGGTATCAATGATCCAAAATTTAGCAAGATTTCCTTTTTTTGGATTTGAGGCTATCAAATGTTTTTACCGGCATTGACCAAAAGATCGCAATGGCACCAATCCTAAAACAAAACTATATAAGAtatgatataataatactatatgttATGCATACTACTGAATATTTGTtttcctttccctttttttttatacatataagacataatctaaggatTTATATACACTTTTATTTAGTGAGTCAACAGAATTATCTAAGCCCAAATTTCCATCTCCTACAAACGTAATAACTTCCAATTGCATGGtaaattattttcttttcaaaagaaaattttaaaagctTTATTGATAAAATAGATATGAAACAATTCCATTCATGTGAATCAAAAGATCCAAGTCAAGATAAAAATTTCTCTAAAAACTAGAGCTTGTTAACTCTAGAATGACTGGCCTGCAATCATCCATAATAAACTATTTCTaatcatattaaattattattattattattaaatcatTATATGAGAGAGAATCTATTGATTATAAAAATTTCTTatcaggaatatatatatatatatatatatatatatatatatatatatatatatatatatatatatatatatatatatatatatatatatatatatatatattagtgaacTATTAGGAAAGATCAGTGTGTTTTTTCATGGTTACAACCCAGAGAATTCAAATGTTGGCATGATAGTTTTGGCCTCTTGCACTCTAAGGACTGACCGAaagcagctctctctctctctctctctctctctctctctctctctatatctttGAT belongs to Musa acuminata AAA Group cultivar baxijiao chromosome BXJ1-11, Cavendish_Baxijiao_AAA, whole genome shotgun sequence and includes:
- the LOC135596538 gene encoding transcription repressor OFP13-like, whose protein sequence is MEKLKSSFKSLHGAITNMKPSPTCIQEPKTQSFREADLYSSFCHLYCDSATTSPSSSGHSKPNETSCDQPPIDIHLLHLDEENVCSEAATMSSSSSSSSPPRTIRVNDDSDNFPLGPISSKRFFFSPRTTKSIMEEAKPEAGVVREVAEARRRKDSFCDGSMTVTMASRDPYYDFRASMEEMVVAHELRDWHCLQELLHCYVRLNEKKHHKVIVLAFADLLMQLMSGDKENRPAAPPHLACYDGEVSD